One genomic segment of Apostichopus japonicus isolate 1M-3 chromosome 23, ASM3797524v1, whole genome shotgun sequence includes these proteins:
- the LOC139964519 gene encoding uncharacterized protein: MLRPPSFCQATRSKMGSGSSTKLHEIEQEERERKKKKDGSADPSQATGEDGDENESTNADGTKKKKEGESLLGILKGHKKGINCMGMSEDGDRIITGGEDKVARIWNTKELTCEKVLKGHTQYLNCVQIFEGHAYTGSADKTVRKWTIKTGSCDLIIEGHGAAINRLICTGDFLFSSSYDRTAMCWDPDDGELLHIFRGHKRGVTPLMYIPAEDALKDDVVDIDCNKDLLITGSADGYAKSWDMDSGDCMVTFKGHKGGILCLSADSTGTVLYTGSADCTIRNWNMSTGEVFKVFEGHQSPIICIQVINKLMYSGSSDTSARCWVTEFGDCTRVYLGHKHTVSALKFHDGLLYTACGDNNARVFDAKSGALKRTFKGHDLMVTSILFHDKKLFSSSYDGTVMVWDCSDIKEDITTFGDEDEEKERKKQKKKEEKEKKRKQKEQEKEAKRKKREDEKNVKNKKTSEEKDRESLPEKNEFEASEKLADGVDNKSDMESDEEDIGRKTDPDDELSREIEAINRNMDDI, encoded by the exons ATGTTGCGGCCACCTTCTTTCTGTCAAGCGACTCGTAGCAAGATGGGGAGTGGGTCCTCTACCAAGCTACACGAGATTGAGCAGGAAGAGAGAGAacggaagaaaaagaaagatggcTCCGCAGATCCAAGCCAAGCGACAGGAGAAGATGGAGATGAAAATGAGTCCACGAATGCTGATGGaaccaagaaaaagaaagaaggcgaGTCTTTACTTGGCATCCTTAAGGGGCACAAGAAAGGAATCAATTGCATGGGAATGAGTGAAGATGGGGATCGTATTATAACCGGTGGCGAGGACAAAGTCGCCCGTATCTGGAACACAAAGGAGTTAACGTGTGAAAAAGTACTCAAGGGCCACACGCAGTACTTGAACTGCGTTCAGATATTCGAAGGGCATGCCTACACCGGGAGCGCAGACAAGACCGTACGAAAGTGGACGATTAAAACCGGTAGTTGCGATTTAATAATCGAAGGCCACGGCGCAGCTATTAATAGGCTGATTTGTACGGGCGATTTCTTATTCAGCAGCTCGTACGACCGTACCGCGATGTGTTGGGATCCGGACGATGGGGAGTTACTACACATTTTCCGCGGCCACAAGCGCGGTGTGACACCGCTGATGTACATACCGGCAGAGGACGCCTTAAAGGACGATGTCGTCGATATTGATTGCAATAAAGACTTACTTATCACTGGATCCGCTGACGGATATGCGAAATCATGGGATATGGACTCGGGTGATTGTATGGTTACCTTCAAGGGACACAAGGGCGGTATCTTATGCCTGTCTGCCGATAGTACCGGGACGGTGTTGTATACCGGCAGTGCTGATTGCACGATACGGAATTGGAACATGTCAACAGgggaggttttcaaggtgtttgAGGGTCACCAGAGCCCCATCATATGTATACAG GTAATCAACAAACTGATGTACAGCGGTAGTTCCGATACGAGCGCAAGATGTTGGGTGACTGAATTCGGTGACTGCACGAGAGTTTACTTAGGTCACAAACACACCGTCAGTGCACTGAAATTTCACGATGGACTTC TTTACACTGCCTGTGGGGACAACAACGCCCGGGTGTTTGATGCAAAGTCTGGCGCTCTCAAAAGAACTTTCAAAGGTCATGACCTTATGGTGACATCCATTTTG TTCCACGATAAGAAGCTGTTCAGTAGTTCTTACGATGGTACAGTCATGGTCTGGGATTGCTCAGATATCAAGGAAGACATCACGACGTTCggagatgaagatgaagaaaaggagagaaagaaacagaagaagaaagaagaaaaggagaaaaaacgTAAACAGAAAGAACAAGAGAAAGAGGCCAAGAGGAAGAAGAGAGAGGATgagaaaaatgtgaaaaataagaaaacgtCGGAAGAAAAGGACAGAGAAAGTCTTCCGGAGAAGAACGAATTCGAAGCGAGCGAGAAACTGGCCGATGGTGTTGATAATAAGAGTGATATGGAAAGCGACGAGGAAGACATTGGACGGAAAACTGATCCTGACGATGAATTATCGAGagaaattgaagctattaaccGAAATATGGATGATATATGA